Proteins encoded in a region of the Camarhynchus parvulus unplaced genomic scaffold, STF_HiC, whole genome shotgun sequence genome:
- the LOC115917084 gene encoding large neutral amino acids transporter small subunit 2-like, giving the protein MIHVRRHTPVPALLVTCVSTLLMLVTGDIYTLINYVGFVNYLWYGVTVAGLLLLRRREPHTPRPIKVHLLFPALYLLFRARSYFSSCGPSRSCAAWAWHVMATGTRTCCSACGRRGRRSASGAPCAGPWFVMEIPELSEEISEL; this is encoded by the exons ATGATCCACGTGCGGCGCCACACGCCCGTCCCCGCCCTGCTCGTCACC TGCGTGTCCACGCTGCTGATGCTGGTGACGGGCGACATCTACACGCTCATTAATTACGTGGGCTTCGTTAATTACCTGTGGTACGGCGTCACCGTGgccgggctgctgctgctgcgccGCCGCGAGCCCCACACGCCCCGCCCCATCAAG GTTCACCTGCTGTTCCCGGCGCTGTACCTGCTCTTCAGGGCGCGCTCCTACTTCTCTTCGTGTGGTCCGAGCCGCTCGTGTGCGGCGTGGGCCTGGCACGTCATGGCCACAGGCACGCGAAcgtgctgctctgcctgcgGCAGGCGGGGGCGGCGCAGCGCCTCCGGGGCGCCCTGCGCAGGGCCGTGG TTTGTTATGGAAATCCCCGAGCTTTCCGAGGAAATTTCCGAGctttaa